The Salvelinus namaycush isolate Seneca unplaced genomic scaffold, SaNama_1.0 Scaffold40, whole genome shotgun sequence genome contains a region encoding:
- the il6 gene encoding interleukin-6, which translates to MNSSTRYLSLLSVLVVLVKGSPVPSALSELMTSGWTSGEELGTDGETGAPPKWEQIIKMLVHEVTTLRNQQFVEEFQKPVEEMSSFSQHQVPSTPPHLSKSLCSTSNKEACLQEISRGLQVYQLLLQHIKAEYPQSTLVPSVTQQTTVLIGLVKDQMKAAEVVEDMSASERKRVLGEVPTGTEWERKTSVHAILRELRNFLVDTKRALRRMGKSGKDFQ; encoded by the exons ATGAATTCTTCTACACGCT ATCTCTCACTCCTCTCGGTGCTCGTGGTGTTAGTTAAGGGGAGTCCAGTGCCCAGCGCGCTCTCTGAGCTCATGACCTCCGGATGGACCTCAGGAGaggagctcgggacagacggtgAAACGGGCGCGCCCCCGAAGTGGGAGCAAATTATCAAGATGCTCGTTCACGAGGTAACCACCTTGCGCAACCAACAG tTTGTGGAGGAGTTTCAGAAGCCCGTGGAAGAGATGTCATCGTTCTCACAGCACCAGGTCCCATCCACCCCCCCACACCTCTCCAAGAGTCTCTGCTCCACCTCCAACAAG GAGGCATGTCTGCAGGAGATCAGTCGGGGTCTGCAAGTGTACCAGCTTCTTCTTCAGCACATTAAGGCTGAATACCCTCAATCAACCCTAGTCCCCTCTGTCACACAACAGACCACTGTCCTGATAGGGCTGGTCAAAGACCAG aTGAAGGCTGCTGAGGTAGTAGAGGACATGTCTGCCAGTGAGAGGAAGCGTGTTCTGGGTGAGGTGCCTACAGGgacagagtgggagaggaagACAAGCGTTCACGCCATCCTTAGGGAGCTACGTAACTTCCTGGTTGACACCAAGAGAGCACTCCGCCGCATGGGAAAAAGTGGCAAAGACTTCCAGTAA